A part of Rhodohalobacter barkolensis genomic DNA contains:
- a CDS encoding BatD family protein, giving the protein MIKTGKTFFAYWCGLLIILLFPNLLAAQDFSLEATVSENKIFVGEQFNLNIEVKGSSMRDVSLPTLPQLSGVRVLSSTPSRSTSISIVNGRTTTSTTYSFSLIARDTGLHTIPPVSIQIDGETRTTSPIQIEIIEKGNLSTDSSRQLPDIFLEVELDDENPVTGQQIVASIVLYFKQGIEITSFQPTAGWKTDGFWKEELENIRQPEPESVILNGVRYRTATLLRYALFPSRSDSLTLAEYPMSVGVRTRPARNDPFGSFFGGGTNQRRVSLESEPVELNIRPLPAAKSDAVTINAVGELSIERRLNRNEVITGESVELITTIRGTGNIPLVRRPEYNLPDGLDLYTPQESSNVERRGLNIRGEKTYTELLVARAPGQFTVPEEQIAVYDIQNNRYRYITLPAVSFVANPGTESALTSANRSVSGNPQPITGLAVWNSNETPPFHRTPLFWILLALPAVVLIAGYLKKSQLDRLHSDRNYARSHRAIDKANERINQAKEAKENQQPKELYNHLHKALAGFISDKIGLPEAGLSDSQLIEKVKEKGASPEILKSIKQLLNKCATISYAPAGSLADQQSDIDKTEQLIKDLKKLL; this is encoded by the coding sequence ATGATAAAGACTGGTAAAACGTTTTTTGCTTATTGGTGTGGATTATTGATCATTTTGCTCTTCCCAAATCTCCTGGCTGCGCAGGATTTTTCGCTTGAAGCAACAGTTTCCGAAAACAAAATCTTTGTCGGGGAGCAGTTTAATCTGAATATAGAAGTCAAGGGTTCATCCATGCGTGATGTTTCCCTGCCAACTCTTCCTCAGTTGTCCGGAGTTCGCGTTTTATCATCAACTCCCTCACGAAGCACAAGTATCTCCATTGTTAATGGAAGAACAACTACCAGTACCACCTACAGCTTCTCACTCATCGCGCGGGATACCGGTTTGCACACCATTCCGCCCGTTTCTATTCAGATAGACGGAGAAACCCGTACCACAAGCCCCATCCAGATAGAGATTATTGAAAAGGGCAATCTCTCTACAGATAGCAGCCGACAGCTTCCGGATATCTTTCTGGAAGTTGAACTGGATGATGAAAATCCGGTTACCGGTCAGCAGATTGTAGCAAGTATCGTTCTCTATTTTAAGCAGGGTATTGAAATCACATCTTTTCAACCTACAGCCGGGTGGAAAACGGATGGATTCTGGAAAGAAGAGCTAGAAAATATTCGTCAGCCCGAACCCGAGTCCGTCATTTTAAACGGCGTGCGTTACCGTACTGCAACCCTGCTTCGCTATGCGCTATTCCCAAGCAGAAGCGATTCACTTACCCTGGCGGAATATCCCATGAGCGTAGGAGTTCGTACCCGACCCGCGAGAAATGATCCTTTTGGCAGTTTTTTTGGCGGTGGCACTAATCAGCGAAGAGTTTCTCTGGAATCTGAACCTGTAGAATTGAACATTCGTCCACTTCCGGCTGCTAAATCCGATGCTGTTACTATCAACGCTGTCGGGGAATTAAGCATTGAACGCCGGCTGAATCGCAATGAAGTGATTACTGGCGAATCGGTAGAGCTCATCACCACCATTCGCGGAACAGGAAACATTCCATTGGTGCGCCGGCCGGAATATAATTTACCGGATGGCCTGGATCTCTACACCCCACAGGAGAGCAGCAATGTTGAGCGAAGAGGACTTAATATTCGCGGTGAAAAAACGTACACAGAACTGTTGGTTGCACGAGCTCCCGGCCAATTTACTGTTCCTGAAGAACAAATTGCTGTATACGATATTCAAAATAATCGCTATCGATACATTACACTACCTGCTGTTTCTTTTGTAGCAAATCCGGGCACTGAATCGGCTTTAACCTCAGCGAATCGTTCCGTCTCAGGAAACCCTCAGCCCATTACAGGTCTCGCTGTTTGGAATAGTAATGAGACACCACCCTTTCACAGAACTCCACTCTTCTGGATTCTGCTTGCCCTTCCTGCTGTTGTACTCATCGCCGGATATCTAAAAAAATCTCAATTAGACCGGCTCCACTCAGATCGGAATTATGCACGATCGCACCGTGCAATAGATAAAGCGAATGAGCGCATCAATCAAGCCAAGGAGGCCAAAGAAAATCAACAACCTAAAGAACTTTATAACCATCTACACAAAGCATTGGCAGGATTTATCAGCGATAAAATTGGATTACCAGAAGCGGGTTTGTCAGACTCCCAACTCATCGAGAAAGTAAAGGAAAAGGGTGCCTCGCCGGAAATCTTAAAGTCTATCAAACAACTGCTTAACAAATGTGCTACCATAAGCTATGCCCCGGCAGGATCGTTGGCTGACCAGCAATCCGATATTGACAAAACTGAACAGTTAATTAAGGATTTGAAGAAGCTGCTTTGA
- a CDS encoding tetratricopeptide repeat protein, protein MNKLILLFIGFIFLASSLSDARKANEAFKNGDYELAAQLYRQAIDQNPDDARLYFNLGNALAEAGYHEEAMSAFEQYRGMTEPAEQKALADYNQGKILSDLEEYDEAISHFKDALRKNPNDEDARFNYELAQRKKQQKQQEQEDQQQDSDSDDEDSESDEDQESDQNQDQDQQQDPSEQQPQDQPQNQDGQPEPQNMSREEAENILDALEQLEKDLLENREKEATDSRPQNDKDW, encoded by the coding sequence ATGAATAAGCTGATTCTTTTATTTATCGGATTCATTTTTCTTGCATCCTCGCTAAGTGATGCAAGAAAAGCCAATGAAGCGTTTAAAAATGGTGATTATGAACTCGCAGCCCAGCTATATCGTCAGGCGATAGACCAAAATCCTGATGATGCACGACTATATTTTAATCTGGGTAATGCACTCGCCGAAGCCGGATATCATGAAGAGGCCATGAGTGCTTTTGAGCAGTATCGGGGTATGACAGAACCTGCCGAGCAGAAGGCCTTGGCTGATTATAATCAGGGTAAGATTTTGTCTGATCTTGAAGAGTATGATGAAGCAATTTCTCATTTCAAAGATGCACTCCGAAAGAATCCTAATGATGAGGATGCTCGTTTCAACTACGAATTGGCTCAACGAAAAAAACAGCAGAAGCAACAAGAGCAGGAAGATCAGCAGCAGGATTCAGATTCTGATGACGAAGATTCTGAGAGTGATGAAGACCAGGAAAGCGATCAAAACCAGGATCAGGATCAGCAACAGGATCCTTCAGAACAACAGCCCCAGGATCAACCTCAAAATCAGGACGGGCAGCCCGAACCTCAAAATATGAGCCGTGAAGAAGCTGAGAATATTCTCGATGCATTAGAACAGCTTGAAAAAGATTTGCTAGAGAACCGAGAAAAAGAAGCAACCGATAGCAGACCGCAAAATGATAAAGACTGGTAA
- a CDS encoding YebC/PmpR family DNA-binding transcriptional regulator encodes MAGHSKWANIKHKKAKEDAKRAKAFTKHIREITVAARESGGDPSANPRLSLAIENAKAVNLPKDNIERAIKKGTGELDDGSGNYEEVTYEGYGPGGIAYFVEATSNNLNRTVGEIRHIFTKHGGNLGTDGSVAYLFEQKGSIKISADGLDEDEFMLTAIDAGAEDVNIEEEFFEVITSREQLFEVRENLENNDIKVESAELIRIPMTEVSAEPDTARKNLRMMDKFDDNDDVSNIFTNMKLDDETLALLDEES; translated from the coding sequence ATGGCAGGACATTCCAAATGGGCTAACATCAAGCATAAAAAAGCCAAAGAAGATGCTAAGCGAGCCAAAGCTTTTACCAAGCACATCCGAGAAATAACTGTTGCAGCTCGTGAAAGCGGAGGAGACCCTAGTGCAAACCCAAGGTTATCTCTGGCCATAGAAAATGCCAAAGCCGTAAACTTACCTAAGGACAACATCGAACGTGCCATCAAAAAAGGCACTGGTGAGCTTGATGACGGGTCAGGGAATTATGAGGAAGTAACATATGAAGGGTACGGACCCGGTGGGATCGCCTATTTTGTGGAAGCTACCAGTAATAACCTCAACAGAACCGTAGGGGAAATTCGACACATTTTTACAAAGCACGGCGGAAACCTGGGTACAGACGGATCGGTGGCCTACTTGTTTGAACAGAAAGGTTCCATAAAAATAAGTGCCGATGGACTGGATGAGGATGAGTTTATGCTAACGGCTATTGATGCAGGCGCCGAAGATGTAAACATTGAGGAGGAATTTTTTGAAGTGATTACATCGAGGGAGCAACTGTTTGAAGTTCGTGAAAACCTTGAGAACAATGATATTAAAGTTGAAAGCGCCGAACTTATCCGCATACCCATGACGGAAGTATCTGCCGAGCCTGATACTGCACGGAAGAATCTTAGAATGATGGATAAATTTGACGATAATGACGATGTATCCAATATTTTTACCAATATGAAACTGGATGATGAAACGTTGGCTCTGCTCGACGAAGAATCCTGA
- the bshA gene encoding N-acetyl-alpha-D-glucosaminyl L-malate synthase BshA gives MNIGIVCYPTYGGSGVVATELAKGLANRGHNLHILSYARPARLDTLRTDITFHEVDLSSYPLFEYPPYDLALANKMVELIEYANLDVLHVHYAIPHATSAYLARQIVNENSCKVPVITTLHGTDITLVGSNPTYKKVVDFSINQSDGVTAVSEYLKQETYKLFDIKKEIKVIPNFIDLDRFKRSKKEHFKKAICPEGEKVITHVSNFREVKRVTDVVEAFAQLLKNGVPSKLLMVGDGPDRSKAEQKCRDLKVCEHVRFLGKQEQVEEVLSIADLFMIPSGSETFGLAALEAMSCSVPVISSNVGGLPEVNIDGETGYVCELGDVECMGRLATKILKDEKLHKKMSKAARKRAELFEIDKIVSIYEEYYLEVKANM, from the coding sequence ATGAATATTGGTATTGTCTGCTATCCCACCTACGGTGGCAGTGGTGTTGTAGCAACCGAACTGGCTAAAGGATTGGCCAATCGCGGACACAATCTGCATATTTTAAGTTATGCCCGGCCGGCCAGGCTCGATACACTTCGCACAGATATTACATTTCACGAAGTAGACCTCAGCAGTTACCCGCTTTTTGAATATCCTCCCTATGATCTGGCCCTTGCCAATAAAATGGTTGAGTTAATAGAGTATGCTAATCTGGATGTACTACACGTACACTATGCAATACCGCATGCTACAAGTGCATACCTTGCCCGACAGATTGTGAATGAGAACTCCTGTAAAGTGCCAGTTATAACAACTCTGCATGGTACAGATATTACACTTGTTGGGAGTAATCCCACCTATAAAAAAGTTGTCGATTTTTCAATCAACCAGAGTGATGGTGTTACGGCCGTATCAGAATATCTGAAGCAGGAGACCTACAAACTTTTTGATATCAAGAAAGAGATCAAAGTGATTCCAAACTTCATTGATTTGGACAGGTTTAAACGATCCAAAAAAGAGCATTTCAAAAAAGCGATATGTCCCGAAGGAGAAAAAGTAATAACTCACGTGTCTAATTTTAGGGAGGTGAAGCGGGTTACAGATGTTGTGGAAGCTTTTGCACAGCTACTAAAAAATGGTGTGCCTTCGAAGCTCCTCATGGTCGGTGATGGCCCGGATCGTTCAAAAGCTGAGCAGAAATGTCGGGATTTGAAGGTGTGTGAACACGTTCGGTTTTTAGGAAAACAGGAACAGGTAGAAGAGGTTCTCTCTATTGCTGACCTGTTTATGATTCCATCAGGCAGTGAAACGTTTGGTCTCGCTGCGTTGGAAGCCATGAGCTGCAGTGTTCCGGTGATAAGCTCCAACGTTGGTGGCTTGCCGGAAGTCAATATTGATGGTGAAACCGGGTATGTTTGTGAATTGGGAGATGTGGAATGTATGGGGCGTCTTGCCACCAAAATCTTAAAGGATGAGAAACTTCACAAAAAAATGTCTAAAGCTGCCCGGAAGCGCGCAGAATTGTTTGAGATCGACAAGATTGTATCGATCTATGAAGAGTATTATTTGGAAGTAAAGGCGAACATGTAG
- a CDS encoding serine hydrolase domain-containing protein, with product MGILSRTNLLFIFTFILFAVSCGKGEETDSYEEFPEVDEIIEEGLSESLYSGAVVLIGNDEEILYQKAYGYATLYDKDLSVVEEPDSMTISHLFDIASLTKIFGTTYGIMALHSDGRINLDDPVADYIDEFATDSHSDITIRHLLSHSSGLLQWYPTYYVLSDSEDFIPWVVDQSLIGTPGETRRYSDLGFMVLAEIIERESGESLSDYLNKRLYERLGLTRIGFSLGPAISDQIVSTSHGNPFEKKMVYDDEFGYQIDIDPELWDEWREYSLKGEVNDGNAFYTFNGVAGHAGLFAKAEDLARLLQLVLNDGNWDDNRLISPETINEFISEDEFGNGLGWAMDPDFLNAEELPPGSVGHTGFTGTNFVLSPNGNMYYIFLTNRQHVGVNENGNYPNLRDIRSELSKVVFH from the coding sequence ATGGGAATTTTGAGCCGGACCAATTTACTATTCATCTTTACTTTTATTCTTTTCGCAGTTTCCTGTGGTAAAGGAGAGGAGACAGATTCATACGAGGAGTTTCCTGAAGTCGATGAAATTATAGAGGAGGGATTGAGCGAGTCACTATATTCGGGTGCCGTTGTTTTGATTGGGAATGATGAGGAGATTCTGTATCAGAAAGCATACGGATATGCCACACTTTATGATAAAGACCTATCTGTGGTTGAGGAACCGGACAGTATGACGATCTCTCATCTATTTGATATTGCTTCCCTGACTAAAATTTTCGGAACCACCTATGGAATCATGGCGCTGCATAGTGATGGCCGAATCAACTTGGATGACCCGGTAGCCGATTATATTGATGAATTTGCAACGGATTCTCACTCTGATATTACAATACGTCATCTGTTGTCGCACTCCTCGGGACTTTTACAGTGGTATCCTACCTACTATGTTCTTTCAGATTCGGAAGATTTTATTCCATGGGTTGTAGATCAGTCATTGATTGGAACTCCCGGAGAAACTCGCCGTTACAGTGATTTAGGATTCATGGTATTGGCAGAAATAATTGAAAGAGAATCCGGTGAATCACTATCAGACTATTTAAATAAGAGGCTATATGAACGACTTGGTCTGACCCGGATTGGGTTTAGTCTCGGACCAGCTATTTCAGATCAAATTGTTTCTACTTCTCACGGTAATCCGTTTGAGAAGAAGATGGTTTATGATGATGAATTTGGCTACCAAATAGATATTGATCCCGAGCTTTGGGATGAATGGAGAGAGTACTCTTTAAAGGGAGAAGTTAATGACGGTAATGCGTTTTATACATTTAATGGTGTGGCGGGTCATGCGGGCCTATTTGCAAAAGCTGAAGATCTGGCCAGGCTGCTTCAGCTTGTTCTGAATGATGGTAATTGGGATGATAACAGATTGATTTCACCTGAAACCATTAACGAATTTATTTCTGAGGATGAATTTGGAAATGGTTTGGGATGGGCAATGGATCCGGATTTTCTCAATGCCGAAGAGCTTCCGCCCGGCAGCGTCGGACATACAGGGTTTACCGGGACAAACTTTGTTCTGAGTCCGAATGGTAACATGTATTATATATTTTTGACCAACAGACAGCACGTTGGTGTTAATGAAAATGGAAATTATCCGAACTTAAGGGATATCCGTTCGGAATTATCAAAAGTCGTTTTTCATTAA
- a CDS encoding sensor histidine kinase translates to MKSQQQAVNEIVQFIHTDNPEHIESFYDHVAVVENLRRGRELMTSDYEEREQIAQYLHLGEGEPYGTIELIRLYEFLSHRQSVQNLITLWEQADQKVAELQSVADEVVNLSENGELDQATRQEYLIRVFAISEQITSIDQQFFTSINEAGIWVDNIVNRINLAAIMILVLMLGAFTYLQMGSIRKWAEKLEESDAKFKGVLNNSQDVIYQMDLETGKYVYMSPSAETMLGYDIEKMKAGGAEFLLEFTHPEDLKAMQEEVKNYNSDDLENRLASDTQFRIKKSNGEYIWVYNKRTLLRDESGNPKYIIGNVRDISERKKFVDALDKSLKDKEMLLSEIHHRVKNNLSIVSSLIELQKNSRDKITENDLKEIQDRIRSIALVHEKLYQADTLADVDLSEYIVDLVNMIKSSLGSEYKKVDLISDVDSIKIDNKKAVPIGLIVNELVNNCYKYAFVNKESGTIEVKLKEEEDSLVTLIVRDNGEGLPENFEEKTGKSLGMTLIRAFTRQVKGEFKAESDNGAVFTIRFELPTNGEAQYQ, encoded by the coding sequence ATGAAGTCTCAACAGCAAGCTGTCAATGAAATTGTTCAGTTTATTCATACCGATAACCCTGAACACATTGAGTCTTTTTATGATCATGTGGCAGTGGTTGAAAATCTTCGACGCGGCCGTGAGTTAATGACTTCTGACTACGAGGAAAGAGAACAAATTGCTCAGTACCTGCATCTTGGAGAAGGTGAGCCTTATGGTACAATTGAGCTGATCAGGCTTTATGAGTTTTTGTCTCACAGGCAATCTGTTCAGAATTTAATTACGCTTTGGGAGCAAGCCGATCAAAAAGTAGCAGAACTGCAAAGTGTTGCAGATGAGGTAGTAAATCTATCTGAAAATGGTGAGCTGGATCAGGCTACGAGACAAGAATATTTGATCAGGGTTTTTGCAATTTCTGAACAGATCACCTCTATTGATCAGCAATTTTTCACATCTATAAATGAGGCGGGAATCTGGGTCGATAACATTGTAAACAGAATCAATTTGGCTGCGATTATGATTCTGGTTCTTATGCTGGGTGCATTTACTTACCTGCAAATGGGATCCATTCGTAAATGGGCGGAGAAGCTGGAGGAGTCGGACGCGAAGTTTAAAGGTGTTTTAAACAACTCGCAGGATGTGATCTATCAAATGGACCTTGAGACAGGTAAATATGTATATATGAGCCCTTCTGCCGAAACGATGCTCGGTTACGATATCGAAAAAATGAAAGCAGGTGGGGCTGAATTCCTGCTTGAGTTTACACATCCGGAAGACCTGAAAGCGATGCAGGAAGAAGTCAAAAACTACAACTCTGATGATTTAGAGAATCGATTGGCTTCTGATACTCAGTTCCGCATTAAAAAAAGTAACGGCGAATACATTTGGGTTTATAACAAGCGAACTCTGCTGCGTGATGAAAGTGGGAATCCAAAGTATATCATTGGAAATGTCCGGGATATTTCGGAACGCAAGAAGTTCGTCGATGCACTTGATAAATCATTGAAAGATAAAGAGATGTTGCTTTCGGAGATTCATCATCGGGTTAAAAATAATTTGTCGATTGTATCAAGCCTGATTGAACTTCAAAAAAATAGCAGGGATAAGATAACAGAGAATGATTTAAAGGAGATTCAGGACCGGATACGATCAATTGCACTTGTACACGAAAAACTCTATCAAGCGGATACACTCGCAGATGTGGATCTCTCAGAATATATTGTTGACCTTGTTAATATGATCAAGAGTTCTCTGGGTTCGGAATACAAGAAAGTTGATTTAATCAGCGATGTTGATTCCATCAAAATTGACAATAAAAAAGCTGTTCCTATTGGCCTGATCGTTAATGAATTGGTGAATAACTGTTACAAGTATGCTTTTGTAAACAAAGAGAGCGGCACAATTGAAGTGAAATTAAAAGAGGAAGAAGATTCACTAGTTACATTGATCGTCAGAGATAACGGTGAGGGACTGCCTGAAAATTTTGAAGAGAAAACAGGAAAATCCCTGGGAATGACACTCATTCGCGCTTTTACAAGACAAGTTAAGGGAGAATTCAAGGCTGAATCAGACAATGGAGCAGTTTTTACTATTCGATTTGAATTACCGACCAACGGAGAAGCCCAATACCAATAA
- the sucC gene encoding ADP-forming succinate--CoA ligase subunit beta, translating to MKIHEYQAKELFKEAGVAVPDGVATSSVEEAVKAAEEMKANGTNLFVVKAQIHAGGRGKGRTKKNNAKGVILCRSIDEVREAAESLLGDTLVTIQTGEEGQEVKTIYVTDGVDIEKEFYLGILLDRANSQNVIMVSTEGGVEIEKVAEETPEKIVKEWVEPGMELFPSQARRLAFALGFEGAAFKKAVKFIMALYNFYVDTDANMVEINPLVLTTDDDVMALDAKVTFDGNALYRHKDIVELRDTSEENPIELEASKFDLNYIKLDGNVGCMVNGAGLAMATMDIIKLSGGEPANFLDVGGGANVETVKNGFRIILDDKNVKAILINIFGGIVRCDRVANGVIEAVKDPEIADKVKNVPIIVRLQGTNAEEAKEIIDNSDLNVISAVLLKEAAEEVSKVLAA from the coding sequence ATGAAAATTCACGAGTATCAAGCCAAGGAGCTATTTAAAGAAGCCGGTGTTGCTGTTCCCGACGGAGTAGCCACATCATCCGTTGAAGAAGCGGTGAAGGCTGCTGAAGAGATGAAAGCCAACGGCACAAATTTATTTGTTGTAAAAGCTCAGATTCATGCCGGGGGACGCGGTAAGGGACGCACCAAGAAAAATAATGCAAAAGGAGTTATTCTCTGCCGGTCTATTGATGAAGTTAGAGAAGCTGCCGAATCTCTGCTGGGCGACACACTGGTCACCATTCAGACCGGAGAAGAAGGGCAGGAAGTTAAAACCATCTATGTTACCGATGGTGTTGACATCGAAAAAGAGTTCTATCTTGGAATTTTGCTCGACCGTGCCAATAGTCAAAATGTAATTATGGTTTCAACCGAAGGTGGTGTTGAAATTGAAAAAGTTGCCGAAGAAACTCCGGAAAAGATCGTGAAAGAGTGGGTTGAGCCGGGAATGGAACTGTTTCCATCACAAGCTCGGCGTCTTGCTTTTGCACTCGGCTTCGAAGGCGCTGCTTTCAAAAAAGCCGTAAAATTCATTATGGCTCTTTACAACTTCTACGTTGATACAGATGCCAACATGGTGGAAATTAATCCGCTGGTTCTTACAACCGACGACGATGTGATGGCGCTTGATGCTAAAGTGACATTTGACGGAAATGCATTGTACCGCCACAAAGATATTGTAGAACTTCGCGATACTTCAGAAGAGAACCCGATTGAGCTGGAAGCTTCCAAGTTCGACCTGAACTACATTAAGCTCGACGGAAACGTTGGCTGTATGGTGAACGGCGCCGGACTTGCTATGGCAACCATGGATATTATTAAACTTTCAGGTGGTGAGCCTGCCAACTTCCTCGATGTAGGTGGCGGCGCAAATGTTGAAACTGTAAAAAATGGATTCCGCATTATCCTGGATGACAAGAACGTGAAAGCCATCCTCATTAACATCTTTGGTGGAATTGTACGCTGCGACCGAGTTGCCAACGGTGTGATTGAAGCCGTTAAGGACCCTGAAATTGCCGATAAGGTGAAAAACGTGCCGATTATTGTACGTCTACAGGGAACCAATGCTGAGGAAGCAAAAGAGATTATCGATAACAGCGACCTGAATGTTATTTCCGCTGTACTTCTGAAGGAAGCGGCAGAAGAAGTTTCAAAAGTACTGGCAGCCTAA
- a CDS encoding N-formylglutamate amidohydrolase: protein MENHLYPEIIISCEHAGNQIPVKYRHLFLKAADILSSHRGWDPGALGLALTVSDHLKVPLFKFNISRLLVEINRSEGHRRVFSEFSSVLSELDKQRLLESYYLPYRKSVEEKIGELNRSGKTVLHIGIHTFTPVFKNKTRNCDIGILYDPTRDFEKQYCKRLKQLLKENLPHLNILSNQPYKGVDDGLTSYLRSQINETQYLGIELEVNQRFLNRKNQFPKDTGRAIAHSIELSRLKAS from the coding sequence ATGGAAAACCATTTATACCCTGAAATTATTATTAGTTGTGAGCATGCCGGCAACCAGATTCCTGTAAAATACCGGCATCTGTTTCTGAAGGCTGCTGACATATTAAGTTCCCACCGGGGCTGGGATCCCGGAGCTTTAGGTTTGGCTTTGACCGTTTCTGACCATCTAAAAGTCCCCCTATTTAAGTTTAACATCTCACGTCTGCTTGTTGAAATCAATCGCTCTGAAGGCCATCGAAGAGTGTTCTCTGAGTTTAGTTCGGTACTATCCGAGCTGGATAAACAACGACTCCTCGAATCCTATTATCTTCCTTACAGAAAGTCGGTTGAAGAGAAAATTGGAGAGTTAAACAGATCCGGTAAAACGGTCCTGCATATCGGGATCCATACATTTACACCGGTATTTAAGAATAAAACCAGAAACTGTGATATTGGCATTCTATATGATCCCACCCGAGATTTTGAAAAACAATATTGTAAACGTTTAAAACAACTTCTAAAAGAAAATCTGCCGCACTTAAATATCCTGAGTAATCAACCCTACAAAGGTGTTGATGACGGACTGACCAGTTATTTACGTTCTCAGATCAACGAAACACAATATCTGGGAATTGAGTTGGAGGTCAATCAACGATTTTTAAATCGGAAAAATCAATTTCCAAAGGACACCGGCCGGGCAATTGCTCATTCTATCGAGTTATCGCGCTTGAAAGCCAGCTAA
- a CDS encoding carboxylate-amine ligase, with translation MSLLINKNKPLHLFEGFGVELEYIIVNRESLDIMPISDRVLRNSSDKIVNELVLDGVAWSNELALHIIEIKTAGPAKDLSTVGFELQRHVEQIDALLEPFDARLMPGAAHPWMDPFSSVELWPHEYNPIYEAYNRIFDCSGHGWSNVQSTHLNLPFYGEQEFEKLHAALRLVLPLIPAMAASSPIADSERKPFLDFRMEMYRTNAIKIPSITGLIIPEAIFSKEKYQKEVLDKMYREIAPYDPDKILQEEWLNSRGLMPRWDRNSIEVRVMDVQECPTIDLAILEWVVAVTKMFIFEDLYPLEHQRNWHEDELYPILLSTIEHGEKAVITDQKYLNIFGLSTPSISAGDLCEHIFREYITPNSYTSETSEILELIFEEGPLARRILNSLPQTIQKNDLVNTYHRLCECLKYGKPFIP, from the coding sequence ATGAGTCTTTTGATCAATAAAAATAAGCCCCTTCATCTTTTTGAAGGATTTGGGGTGGAGCTGGAATACATCATCGTAAACCGGGAGAGCCTCGATATCATGCCAATTTCTGATCGGGTACTCAGAAATTCTTCAGACAAAATTGTAAATGAATTAGTGCTGGATGGTGTAGCCTGGAGTAATGAACTGGCTCTGCACATTATCGAAATAAAAACTGCCGGACCCGCTAAAGACTTGTCCACCGTTGGATTTGAGCTTCAAAGGCATGTAGAACAAATTGACGCTTTGCTCGAACCTTTTGATGCACGCTTGATGCCCGGCGCTGCTCATCCCTGGATGGATCCATTCAGCAGTGTCGAATTGTGGCCACACGAGTATAACCCGATTTATGAAGCCTATAATCGAATATTTGACTGCTCAGGCCACGGTTGGTCGAATGTACAAAGCACACATCTGAACCTCCCTTTTTACGGTGAACAGGAGTTTGAAAAATTACACGCTGCCTTACGTCTTGTCTTGCCTCTTATCCCCGCAATGGCAGCAAGTTCACCTATTGCCGATTCGGAACGAAAGCCATTCCTGGATTTCAGAATGGAGATGTATCGAACCAATGCAATCAAAATCCCGTCTATTACGGGGCTTATTATACCGGAGGCAATTTTTAGCAAGGAGAAGTATCAAAAAGAAGTTCTGGATAAAATGTACAGAGAAATTGCCCCCTATGATCCGGATAAAATACTCCAGGAAGAGTGGTTAAACTCCCGTGGATTGATGCCTCGCTGGGATCGAAATTCAATTGAAGTGAGGGTAATGGATGTTCAGGAGTGTCCTACTATTGACCTCGCTATACTCGAGTGGGTCGTTGCTGTGACAAAAATGTTCATTTTTGAAGATTTATATCCTCTTGAACACCAAAGAAACTGGCATGAAGACGAACTCTACCCAATACTTTTATCAACTATAGAGCATGGAGAAAAAGCTGTGATTACCGATCAGAAATATCTCAACATATTTGGGCTTTCAACTCCGTCTATATCAGCAGGTGACCTTTGTGAGCATATTTTCAGGGAGTACATTACGCCTAACAGTTACACATCCGAAACCTCGGAAATCTTGGAGCTTATTTTTGAAGAAGGGCCGCTTGCAAGAAGAATTCTAAACTCATTGCCACAAACCATTCAAAAAAATGATTTAGTGAACACTTACCATCGATTATGTGAATGCCTGAAGTATGGAAAACCATTTATACCCTGA